Proteins found in one Mangifera indica cultivar Alphonso chromosome 15, CATAS_Mindica_2.1, whole genome shotgun sequence genomic segment:
- the LOC123198340 gene encoding probable protein kinase At2g41970 isoform X1, with amino-acid sequence MVFSRDTCTYSKSPQQNALNTIIVTDHCCDYKHHNELKIRKALRKMIWDFGLSCFLPLLRDKDKNGNSNSNKGDNVEHNKAWLLAESSGCGGAELTNNDLQSVHSSFRFSFCSQVELESMNMSSPVSATVLMVNLDNGLFDTHTQDQLKRRRIQSLERSISPVANSLRRLSYGEILAATRNFSKGICNGLYMIGRVLGRGALSFVFRGKVGFLRTSVAIKKLDKEDKESSKAFCRELMIASSLHHSNIVPLVGFCIDPEEGLFLVYKYVSGGSLERHLHEKRKRVKGSSALTWSDRYQVALKIAEAIAYLHNGTERCVVHRDIKPSNILLSSKKTPKLCDFGLATWTSAPSVPFLCKTVKGTFGYLAPEYFQHGKVSDKTDVYAFGVVLLELLTGRKPYEAGGPPGEENLVLWAKPLLHKGMAAVEELLDPQLKCTSKNSTQISRMIQAASACVSSEESQRPGIDEIVATLKGEEESIYSTWEKHKFSEYIDCYTQLQQTKSEMKSHLALAMLGVPEPEVDDHLHCHGNITE; translated from the exons ATGGTTTTTTCCCGAGACACTTGTACTTATTCTAAGAGCCCACAACAGAATGCTCTAAACACTATTATTGTTACAGATCACTGCTGTGACTACAAACACCATAATGAGCTCAAGATTAGAAAAGCCTTGAGAAAGATGATTTGGGATTTCGGTTTATCTTGTTTTTTGCCTCTTCTTCGTGACAAAGACAAGAATGGAAATAGCAACAGTAATAAAGGTGACAACGTGGAGCATAACAAGGCGTGGTTGCTTGCTGAGTCTAGTGGCTGTGGAGGAGCAGAGTTGACAAATAATGATCTACAATCTGTTCACTCTTCTTTCAGGTTCAGTTTCTGCTCTCAGGTTGAGCTTGAGTCCATGAATATGAGCTCTCCCGTTTCTGCCACTGTGTTAATGGTGAATTTGGACAATGGGTTATTTGACACGCACACTCAAGACCAACTCAAACGGAGAAGGATTCAGTCTCTTGAGAGGAGTATATCTCCAGTGGCTAATTCTTTGAGAAGACTTAGCTATGGTGAAATTCTTGCGGCCACTCGTAATTTTTCTAAAGGTATTTGTAATGGACTTTATATGATAG GGAGAGTTCTAGGAAGAGGAGCCTTGAGCTTTGTTTTTAGAGGTAAAGTGGGGTTTTTAAGGACTTCTGTGGCTATAAAGAAATTAGACAAGGAAGACAAGGAGTCTTCTAAGGCATTTTGTAGAGAACTGATGATTGCTAGTTCTCTCCACCATTCAAATATTGTTCCCCTTGTGGGTTTCTGTATTGATCCAGAGGAGGGTTTGTTCCTGGTGTACAAGTATGTCTCTGGGGGTAGCTTAGAGCGCCATTTGCATG AGAAGAGGAAAAGAGTGAAGGGTTCTTCAGCACTAACTTGGTCTGATAGATATCAAGTTGCCCTTAAAATTGCAGAGGCAATTGCATACTTGCATAATGGAACAGAAAGATGTGTTGTTCACAGAGACATTAAACCCTCAAATATTCTCCTTTCTTCCAAAAAGACACCTAAG TTATGTGATTTTGGGTTAGCTACTTGGACTTCTGCACCTTCAGTTCCTTTTCTCTGCAAAACTGTCAAAGGAACATTTGG TTACTTGGCTCCGGAGTATTTTCAACATGGAAAAGTATCTGATAAGACCGATGTTTATGCATTTGGGGTGGTCCTACTGGAACTGCTCACGGGGAGAAAGCCATATGAAGCTGGAGGGCCACCAGGAGAAGAGAATTTGGTCCTATGG GCAAAACCCCTCTTACATAAAGGAATGGCAGCTGTTGAAGAGTTGCTTGATCCACAGCTCAAATGCACTTCAAAAAATTCAACTCAGATATCCCGGATGATTCAAGCTGCATCTGCCTGTGTAAGCAGTGAAGAGTCTCAAAGGCCAGGAATTGATGAAATTGTAGCGACACTTAAAGGCGAAGAAGAATCAATTTACTCTACTTGGGAAAAACACAAATTTTCCGAATATATCGATTGTTATACACAATTACAACAAACAAAAAGTGAAATGAAGAGTCACTTAGCCTTGGCAATGCTAGGAGTTCCAGAGCCTGAAGTCGATGATCATCTTCATTGTCATGGAAACATAACAGAATGA
- the LOC123198340 gene encoding probable serine/threonine-protein kinase PBL26 isoform X2 yields MVFSRDTCTYSKSPQQNALNTIIVTDHCCDYKHHNELKIRKALRKMIWDFGLSCFLPLLRDKDKNGNSNSNKGDNVEHNKAWLLAESSGCGGAELTNNDLQSVHSSFRFSFCSQVELESMNMSSPVSATVLMVNLDNGLFDTHTQDQLKRRRIQSLERSISPVANSLRRLSYGEILAATRNFSKGRVLGRGALSFVFRGKVGFLRTSVAIKKLDKEDKESSKAFCRELMIASSLHHSNIVPLVGFCIDPEEGLFLVYKYVSGGSLERHLHEKRKRVKGSSALTWSDRYQVALKIAEAIAYLHNGTERCVVHRDIKPSNILLSSKKTPKLCDFGLATWTSAPSVPFLCKTVKGTFGYLAPEYFQHGKVSDKTDVYAFGVVLLELLTGRKPYEAGGPPGEENLVLWAKPLLHKGMAAVEELLDPQLKCTSKNSTQISRMIQAASACVSSEESQRPGIDEIVATLKGEEESIYSTWEKHKFSEYIDCYTQLQQTKSEMKSHLALAMLGVPEPEVDDHLHCHGNITE; encoded by the exons ATGGTTTTTTCCCGAGACACTTGTACTTATTCTAAGAGCCCACAACAGAATGCTCTAAACACTATTATTGTTACAGATCACTGCTGTGACTACAAACACCATAATGAGCTCAAGATTAGAAAAGCCTTGAGAAAGATGATTTGGGATTTCGGTTTATCTTGTTTTTTGCCTCTTCTTCGTGACAAAGACAAGAATGGAAATAGCAACAGTAATAAAGGTGACAACGTGGAGCATAACAAGGCGTGGTTGCTTGCTGAGTCTAGTGGCTGTGGAGGAGCAGAGTTGACAAATAATGATCTACAATCTGTTCACTCTTCTTTCAGGTTCAGTTTCTGCTCTCAGGTTGAGCTTGAGTCCATGAATATGAGCTCTCCCGTTTCTGCCACTGTGTTAATGGTGAATTTGGACAATGGGTTATTTGACACGCACACTCAAGACCAACTCAAACGGAGAAGGATTCAGTCTCTTGAGAGGAGTATATCTCCAGTGGCTAATTCTTTGAGAAGACTTAGCTATGGTGAAATTCTTGCGGCCACTCGTAATTTTTCTAAAG GGAGAGTTCTAGGAAGAGGAGCCTTGAGCTTTGTTTTTAGAGGTAAAGTGGGGTTTTTAAGGACTTCTGTGGCTATAAAGAAATTAGACAAGGAAGACAAGGAGTCTTCTAAGGCATTTTGTAGAGAACTGATGATTGCTAGTTCTCTCCACCATTCAAATATTGTTCCCCTTGTGGGTTTCTGTATTGATCCAGAGGAGGGTTTGTTCCTGGTGTACAAGTATGTCTCTGGGGGTAGCTTAGAGCGCCATTTGCATG AGAAGAGGAAAAGAGTGAAGGGTTCTTCAGCACTAACTTGGTCTGATAGATATCAAGTTGCCCTTAAAATTGCAGAGGCAATTGCATACTTGCATAATGGAACAGAAAGATGTGTTGTTCACAGAGACATTAAACCCTCAAATATTCTCCTTTCTTCCAAAAAGACACCTAAG TTATGTGATTTTGGGTTAGCTACTTGGACTTCTGCACCTTCAGTTCCTTTTCTCTGCAAAACTGTCAAAGGAACATTTGG TTACTTGGCTCCGGAGTATTTTCAACATGGAAAAGTATCTGATAAGACCGATGTTTATGCATTTGGGGTGGTCCTACTGGAACTGCTCACGGGGAGAAAGCCATATGAAGCTGGAGGGCCACCAGGAGAAGAGAATTTGGTCCTATGG GCAAAACCCCTCTTACATAAAGGAATGGCAGCTGTTGAAGAGTTGCTTGATCCACAGCTCAAATGCACTTCAAAAAATTCAACTCAGATATCCCGGATGATTCAAGCTGCATCTGCCTGTGTAAGCAGTGAAGAGTCTCAAAGGCCAGGAATTGATGAAATTGTAGCGACACTTAAAGGCGAAGAAGAATCAATTTACTCTACTTGGGAAAAACACAAATTTTCCGAATATATCGATTGTTATACACAATTACAACAAACAAAAAGTGAAATGAAGAGTCACTTAGCCTTGGCAATGCTAGGAGTTCCAGAGCCTGAAGTCGATGATCATCTTCATTGTCATGGAAACATAACAGAATGA
- the LOC123198340 gene encoding probable serine/threonine-protein kinase PBL7 isoform X3, which yields MVFSRDTCTYSKSPQQNALNTIIVTDHCCDYKHHNELKIRKALRKMIWDFGLSCFLPLLRDKDKNGNSNSNKGDNVEHNKAWLLAESSGCGGAELTNNDLQSVHSSFRFSFCSQVELESMNMSSPVSATVLMVNLDNGLFDTHTQDQLKRRRIQSLERSISPVANSLRRLSYGEILAATRNFSKGICNGLYMIGRVLGRGALSFVFRGKVGFLRTSVAIKKLDKEDKESSKAFCRELMIASSLHHSNIVPLVGFCIDPEEGLFLVYKYVSGGSLERHLHEKRKRVKGSSALTWSDRYQVALKIAEAIAYLHNGTERCVVHRDIKPSNILLSSKKTPKLCDFGLATWTSAPSVPFLCKTVKGTFGYLAPEYFQHGKVSDKTDVYAFGVVLLELLTGRKPYEAGGPPGEENLVLWVGKTPLT from the exons ATGGTTTTTTCCCGAGACACTTGTACTTATTCTAAGAGCCCACAACAGAATGCTCTAAACACTATTATTGTTACAGATCACTGCTGTGACTACAAACACCATAATGAGCTCAAGATTAGAAAAGCCTTGAGAAAGATGATTTGGGATTTCGGTTTATCTTGTTTTTTGCCTCTTCTTCGTGACAAAGACAAGAATGGAAATAGCAACAGTAATAAAGGTGACAACGTGGAGCATAACAAGGCGTGGTTGCTTGCTGAGTCTAGTGGCTGTGGAGGAGCAGAGTTGACAAATAATGATCTACAATCTGTTCACTCTTCTTTCAGGTTCAGTTTCTGCTCTCAGGTTGAGCTTGAGTCCATGAATATGAGCTCTCCCGTTTCTGCCACTGTGTTAATGGTGAATTTGGACAATGGGTTATTTGACACGCACACTCAAGACCAACTCAAACGGAGAAGGATTCAGTCTCTTGAGAGGAGTATATCTCCAGTGGCTAATTCTTTGAGAAGACTTAGCTATGGTGAAATTCTTGCGGCCACTCGTAATTTTTCTAAAGGTATTTGTAATGGACTTTATATGATAG GGAGAGTTCTAGGAAGAGGAGCCTTGAGCTTTGTTTTTAGAGGTAAAGTGGGGTTTTTAAGGACTTCTGTGGCTATAAAGAAATTAGACAAGGAAGACAAGGAGTCTTCTAAGGCATTTTGTAGAGAACTGATGATTGCTAGTTCTCTCCACCATTCAAATATTGTTCCCCTTGTGGGTTTCTGTATTGATCCAGAGGAGGGTTTGTTCCTGGTGTACAAGTATGTCTCTGGGGGTAGCTTAGAGCGCCATTTGCATG AGAAGAGGAAAAGAGTGAAGGGTTCTTCAGCACTAACTTGGTCTGATAGATATCAAGTTGCCCTTAAAATTGCAGAGGCAATTGCATACTTGCATAATGGAACAGAAAGATGTGTTGTTCACAGAGACATTAAACCCTCAAATATTCTCCTTTCTTCCAAAAAGACACCTAAG TTATGTGATTTTGGGTTAGCTACTTGGACTTCTGCACCTTCAGTTCCTTTTCTCTGCAAAACTGTCAAAGGAACATTTGG TTACTTGGCTCCGGAGTATTTTCAACATGGAAAAGTATCTGATAAGACCGATGTTTATGCATTTGGGGTGGTCCTACTGGAACTGCTCACGGGGAGAAAGCCATATGAAGCTGGAGGGCCACCAGGAGAAGAGAATTTGGTCCTATGGGTAG GCAAAACCCCTCTTACATAA